One Bacteroidota bacterium DNA segment encodes these proteins:
- a CDS encoding SpoIIE family protein phosphatase — MFTFVRSIVNTGVTPDLPFKQQNRIRIFNSSSLVIAFICTAYTIIGYLNHYYIATALTLTELGGTIFSIAMMKWRNYRISFHLTLILGMIFLATFSLLYGETGQTHIFLLFMPMGAVIVFDNFKVIFTYFFAAIAVIIALKVTFNSPSYKSYYPFDPLNNIFGIMNTGFTGLLIFLGVKMFKTENVAFNEKVETQRLQLEERNKDILDSIHYAKRIQRALLASDTMLRNNLPEYFVFYRPKDIVSGDFYWADESPDGKFLLLTGDCTGHGVPGAFMSLLNISILHELTNGLKMTKPDELLNTQRKAIIMALNPEGADEESKDGMDCVLCSFDLKNNRVEFSCANNPLWILRNGEMMEFKADKQPVGMHEGIAINYTLHTTDLRKGDIIYTFTDGFADQFGGPRGKKFKYAQLKEKLLAMKNEKLALQKEQLSEIFEEWKGELEQLDDVLVIGIRI; from the coding sequence ATGTTCACATTCGTCCGTTCTATTGTCAACACCGGCGTAACACCCGATCTGCCATTCAAACAGCAGAATCGTATTCGCATTTTCAATTCTTCTTCACTTGTCATTGCTTTCATCTGCACCGCTTATACTATCATCGGTTACCTCAATCATTATTACATCGCCACTGCCCTCACACTTACGGAACTCGGAGGTACCATTTTCAGTATTGCGATGATGAAGTGGAGAAACTATCGTATATCTTTTCATCTCACGCTCATTCTCGGAATGATCTTTCTCGCCACGTTCAGCCTGCTCTATGGCGAAACAGGACAAACGCATATTTTTCTTCTGTTCATGCCTATGGGTGCGGTGATCGTCTTTGATAATTTCAAAGTCATCTTCACTTATTTTTTTGCGGCGATCGCGGTGATCATTGCATTGAAAGTTACTTTCAATTCCCCATCCTACAAATCGTATTATCCTTTCGATCCGCTGAATAATATTTTCGGCATCATGAATACAGGATTCACCGGGCTGCTCATTTTTCTTGGAGTGAAAATGTTCAAGACAGAAAATGTGGCGTTCAATGAAAAAGTAGAAACGCAACGGCTGCAGCTGGAAGAAAGGAACAAAGACATTCTCGACAGCATTCATTATGCAAAAAGAATTCAGCGTGCACTCCTTGCTTCCGATACGATGCTCAGGAATAATCTTCCGGAGTATTTTGTTTTCTATCGCCCGAAAGATATTGTTAGCGGAGATTTCTATTGGGCGGATGAATCACCGGATGGTAAATTTTTATTGCTCACCGGCGATTGCACCGGGCATGGAGTTCCCGGTGCGTTCATGTCGCTGCTGAATATTTCCATTCTTCATGAGCTGACGAACGGTTTGAAAATGACGAAGCCCGATGAATTGCTGAACACGCAGCGCAAAGCGATCATCATGGCGCTGAATCCTGAAGGGGCCGATGAAGAATCGAAAGACGGGATGGATTGTGTACTCTGCAGTTTCGACCTGAAAAATAATCGCGTGGAATTTTCCTGTGCCAATAATCCGCTGTGGATTTTGCGCAACGGTGAAATGATGGAATTCAAAGCGGACAAACAACCCGTGGGCATGCACGAAGGCATTGCCATAAATTATACGTTGCACACAACCGATCTTCGCAAAGGAGATATCATTTACACGTTCACTGATGGATTTGCCGATCAGTTCGGAGGCCCCCGCGGAAAAAAATTCAAATACGCTCAATTGAAAGAAAAATTGCTCGCAATGAAAAATGAAAAATTAGCATTGCAGAAAGAACAACTCTCGGAAATTTTCGAAGAATGGAAAGGAGAACTCGAACAACTCGATGATGTACTCGTTATAGGAATCAGGATCTGA
- the ftsY gene encoding signal recognition particle-docking protein FtsY, which translates to MAFFGLFSKEKKESLDKGLSKTKESFFSKIARAVAGKSSVDEEVLENLEEILITSDVGVETTQKIIARIEKRVAKEKYVNTGELNKILRDEIAALLAENKSADMDDFAVPENKKPYVIMVVGVNGVGKTTTIGKLANAFKRSGKNVMLGAADTFRAAAVDQLNIWAQRVDVSIVSQGMGADPASVAFDTLNSAVAKNAEVVIIDTAGRLHNKVNLMNELTKIKKVMQKVVPDAPHEVLLVLDGSTGQNAVEQCKQFTAATDVTAIAVTKLDGTAKGGVVIGISDQFKIPVKYIGVGEKMDDLQVFNKTEFVDSLFKQN; encoded by the coding sequence ATGGCATTTTTCGGACTCTTCAGTAAAGAAAAAAAAGAAAGCCTCGATAAAGGATTATCGAAGACGAAGGAAAGTTTCTTTTCGAAGATCGCGCGCGCGGTTGCAGGAAAATCTTCGGTCGATGAAGAGGTACTGGAAAACCTGGAAGAGATCCTGATCACTTCTGATGTTGGTGTTGAAACGACGCAGAAGATCATTGCGCGTATCGAAAAACGAGTGGCGAAAGAAAAATATGTGAACACCGGTGAACTGAATAAAATTCTCCGAGACGAAATAGCCGCGCTGCTTGCAGAAAATAAATCGGCCGACATGGATGATTTTGCTGTTCCTGAAAATAAAAAACCGTACGTGATTATGGTAGTGGGTGTGAATGGCGTTGGAAAAACCACGACGATCGGAAAACTTGCGAACGCTTTTAAAAGATCGGGAAAGAATGTGATGCTCGGCGCTGCCGATACTTTTCGTGCAGCGGCAGTAGATCAACTCAACATCTGGGCGCAACGTGTGGATGTGAGTATCGTTTCACAGGGAATGGGCGCAGACCCTGCTTCTGTTGCATTCGACACGCTGAATTCTGCAGTCGCAAAAAATGCGGAAGTTGTGATCATTGACACAGCAGGGCGATTGCATAACAAAGTGAACCTGATGAATGAGCTCACTAAAATAAAAAAGGTGATGCAGAAAGTTGTTCCCGATGCACCGCACGAAGTGTTGCTCGTTCTCGATGGTTCTACCGGACAGAACGCCGTGGAGCAATGCAAACAGTTCACAGCTGCTACCGATGTTACTGCGATCGCTGTAACGAAACTCGACGGAACAGCGAAGGGCGGAGTGGTGATAGGAATTTCTGATCAATTTAAAATTCCTGTGAAATATATAGGGGTGGGAGAGAAGATGGATGACCTGCAGGTTTTTAATAAGACAGAATTTGTGGATTCACTTTTCAAACAGAACTGA
- a CDS encoding DUF4295 domain-containing protein, with amino-acid sequence MAKKVVATLKTGEGKQFTRVIKMVKSAKTGAYAFKEEVVHNDHIKDFLADKK; translated from the coding sequence ATGGCTAAGAAAGTTGTTGCTACCCTCAAAACCGGTGAAGGAAAACAGTTCACCCGCGTAATTAAAATGGTGAAGTCGGCGAAGACCGGCGCTTATGCATTCAAAGAAGAAGTTGTGCATAATGATCACATCAAGGATTTCCTTGCAGATAAAAAATAA
- the rpmG gene encoding 50S ribosomal protein L33, with product MAKKGNRIQVILECTEHKESGKPGTSRYITTKNKKNSPDRIELKKYNPILKKMTVHKEIK from the coding sequence ATGGCTAAGAAAGGCAATCGCATACAGGTAATTCTTGAGTGTACCGAACACAAGGAAAGTGGTAAACCGGGAACATCCCGTTACATTACCACAAAAAATAAGAAGAATTCTCCCGACCGAATCGAGTTGAAAAAATACAACCCGATCCTGAAAAAAATGACGGTCCATAAAGAGATCAAATAA
- a CDS encoding aminopeptidase P family protein, whose product MKKTAIIPALLFLLFCFSSFSRISNYSYESDLLSADFHKGRRDALRKLMPENSAAVIFSNKELIRSNDVEFDFHQDPDMYYLSGYMEPNSALVIFKEPQRFDSIITNEILFVQERDPAQEVWTGRMLGVEAASKTLGIKNVLSDKEFSKFNFGWKRFVNVLSLPLRDLSVEKNEPLGSQSEMENSFQAQLSSNGNRGGEQLTGMLLQLRKVKQPAELQLLKRAIDITDSGHIELMKALQPDMTEYQVQAIVEYEFKKRGAEYEGYPSICGSGENSCILHYTSNRRAFTGNELIVVDAGAEYHGYSADVTRTLPVNGKFSPEQKLIYEIVLAAQEAGIKKCMAGNDFHDPHKAAVKVIQDGLMKLGIISSPEQFDLYFMHGTSHHIGLDVHDADYEGKLVANNIITVEPGIYIPEGSPCDKKWWNIGVRIEDDVLITNGVPDVLSEAVPKKVEEIEKMMALTSYLNDAK is encoded by the coding sequence ATGAAAAAAACGGCCATCATTCCTGCGTTGCTCTTCCTGCTCTTCTGCTTTTCTTCTTTTTCCAGGATCAGTAATTATTCTTACGAGAGCGATCTGCTGAGCGCCGATTTTCATAAGGGAAGAAGAGATGCATTACGCAAACTGATGCCGGAAAATTCTGCCGCAGTTATTTTTTCAAATAAAGAACTCATTCGCTCCAATGATGTCGAATTCGATTTTCACCAGGATCCCGATATGTATTATCTCAGTGGTTATATGGAGCCGAATTCCGCATTGGTAATCTTCAAAGAACCGCAACGATTCGATTCCATAATTACCAATGAAATTCTTTTCGTGCAGGAGCGCGATCCCGCGCAGGAAGTATGGACCGGCAGAATGCTGGGTGTGGAAGCAGCTTCGAAAACTCTTGGAATTAAAAACGTTTTGTCGGATAAAGAATTTTCAAAATTCAATTTCGGCTGGAAAAGATTCGTGAACGTGCTTTCTCTTCCGTTGCGCGACTTGAGTGTTGAAAAAAATGAACCATTAGGTTCGCAAAGTGAAATGGAGAATTCTTTTCAGGCACAACTTTCTTCTAATGGAAATAGAGGCGGCGAACAATTAACGGGCATGCTCCTGCAGTTACGCAAAGTAAAACAGCCGGCGGAATTACAATTATTGAAACGTGCCATTGATATCACCGATTCAGGACACATTGAACTGATGAAAGCATTACAACCTGACATGACGGAATACCAGGTACAGGCCATTGTGGAATATGAATTCAAAAAGCGCGGCGCCGAATACGAAGGTTATCCCAGCATTTGCGGATCCGGAGAAAATTCATGCATACTTCACTATACGAGCAACAGGCGCGCATTCACCGGGAATGAATTGATCGTTGTGGATGCCGGTGCTGAATATCATGGTTATTCTGCCGACGTGACGCGCACGCTTCCTGTGAATGGAAAATTTTCTCCCGAACAAAAACTTATTTATGAAATTGTTCTGGCGGCGCAGGAAGCCGGGATAAAAAAATGTATGGCGGGAAATGATTTTCATGATCCGCACAAGGCGGCAGTGAAAGTGATCCAGGACGGACTGATGAAACTCGGGATAATTTCTTCGCCGGAACAATTTGATCTGTATTTCATGCACGGAACTTCGCATCACATCGGGCTGGACGTTCACGATGCAGACTATGAAGGAAAGCTTGTCGCAAATAATATCATCACTGTAGAACCCGGAATTTATATTCCGGAAGGTTCTCCCTGCGATAAGAAATGGTGGAATATCGGTGTGCGGATCGAAGATGATGTGCTCATCACGAATGGAGTTCCCGATGTTCTTTCAGAAGCTGTTCCTAAAAAGGTGGAGGAGATAGAAAAAATGATGGCCTTGACAAGTTATCTTAATGATGCAAAATGA
- a CDS encoding 50S ribosomal protein L28, translated as MSKVCQITGKHTVVGNKVSHSNRKTKRTFQPNLQVKKFYLPSEKKWITIKVSTSGLRTINKIGITEAVKRARAKGYLK; from the coding sequence ATGTCGAAAGTCTGCCAGATCACAGGAAAGCACACGGTTGTTGGAAACAAAGTGTCGCACTCGAACCGTAAGACCAAACGTACTTTTCAGCCGAACTTACAGGTGAAAAAATTCTATTTGCCATCCGAGAAGAAATGGATCACCATAAAGGTTTCCACTTCCGGATTGCGTACCATCAATAAGATCGGGATCACCGAAGCGGTAAAACGTGCGCGTGCAAAAGGATATCTGAAATAA
- a CDS encoding shikimate kinase (catalyzes the formation of shikimate 3-phosphate from shikimate in aromatic amino acid biosynthesis), which yields MRIFLVGFMGSGKSTTGEGLAKELGLKFIDLDKEIEKKFGKDIAAIFSGDGEKHFRDLEKQTLNELIEQDDFVMACGGGTACFDDNMDKMNEAGVTIYMKMSTDHLTERLEPLVDSRPLLNGKKGHELWTFVHELLQEREPDYLRAKYKVKAKDLKAEDLAEFVRLYELEESTNEEEE from the coding sequence ATGCGCATTTTTCTGGTAGGCTTCATGGGAAGCGGCAAATCGACAACAGGTGAAGGTCTCGCGAAAGAACTCGGACTCAAATTCATCGATCTCGATAAAGAAATTGAAAAAAAATTCGGCAAAGACATAGCAGCGATCTTTTCCGGAGATGGAGAAAAACATTTCCGCGATCTCGAAAAACAAACGCTCAACGAACTCATCGAACAGGATGATTTCGTAATGGCTTGCGGTGGCGGAACGGCCTGCTTCGATGACAACATGGATAAAATGAATGAAGCCGGCGTTACCATTTACATGAAGATGAGTACCGATCATCTTACCGAACGCCTCGAACCACTCGTAGATTCACGCCCTCTTCTCAATGGAAAAAAAGGACACGAACTCTGGACTTTCGTTCACGAACTTCTCCAGGAACGCGAACCCGATTATCTCCGCGCCAAATACAAAGTGAAAGCGAAAGATCTCAAAGCAGAAGACCTTGCAGAATTTGTGCGACTCTACGAATTGGAAGAAAGCACGAACGAAGAGGAAGAATAA
- a CDS encoding acyl-CoA carboxylase subunit beta — MSTSKSATDITFNKNEDTLKQLISAMEKRFEKASLGGGKTRIEKQHEQGKLTARERTDYLFDKDSPRIEIGAFAGDDMYKEYGGCPSGGVVVMLGYVNKRECIVVANDATVKAGAWFPITGKKNLRAQEIAMENRLPIIYLVDSAGVFLPMQDEIFPDKENFGRIFRNNAIMSSEGILQIAAIMGSCVAGGAYLPIMSDEAMIVDKTGTIFLAGSYLVKAAIGENIDNETLGGATTHCEISGVTDYKCKDDKDCLDRIRNIMDKIGTYEKAGFSRVKTQPPKLDEKEILGIIPDSREKPYDMNEIILRLVDDSQFEEYKELYGQSIVCGLARIDGWAVGIVANQRKVVKSKKGEMQFGGVIYSDSADKAARFIMNCNQKKIPLVFLQDVTGFMVGSRSEQGGIIKDGAKMVNAMSNSVVPKFTIIIGNSYGAGNYAMCGKAYDPRLIVAWPTAQIAVMGGAQAAKTLLQIQVSTLKAQGKEITPEDEKALLNKITDRYNAQTSPYYAAARLWVDGIIHPLETRKWISMGIEAADHAPISKKYNVGVIQT; from the coding sequence ATGAGTACCTCCAAATCCGCCACCGACATCACCTTCAATAAAAACGAAGACACGCTCAAGCAGCTGATCTCCGCAATGGAGAAACGCTTTGAAAAAGCGTCACTCGGTGGTGGAAAAACGCGCATTGAAAAACAACACGAACAGGGAAAACTCACCGCACGCGAGCGCACCGATTATTTATTCGACAAAGATTCCCCACGAATTGAGATTGGCGCATTTGCCGGCGACGACATGTACAAAGAGTATGGCGGTTGTCCTTCCGGTGGCGTGGTGGTCATGCTCGGTTATGTGAACAAGAGAGAATGTATTGTTGTCGCAAATGATGCTACTGTAAAAGCCGGAGCATGGTTTCCCATCACCGGAAAAAAGAATCTTCGCGCACAGGAAATTGCAATGGAAAATCGCCTGCCCATTATTTATCTCGTGGACAGCGCCGGAGTTTTTCTTCCCATGCAGGATGAGATTTTTCCCGACAAAGAAAATTTCGGCAGAATTTTCCGCAACAACGCCATCATGTCGTCAGAAGGAATTCTGCAGATCGCAGCCATCATGGGTTCGTGCGTTGCGGGCGGCGCATACCTGCCCATCATGAGCGACGAAGCGATGATCGTCGATAAAACCGGAACAATCTTTCTCGCAGGTTCCTATCTCGTGAAAGCGGCTATCGGAGAAAATATTGACAATGAAACTTTAGGTGGAGCAACTACGCACTGCGAAATTTCCGGCGTCACCGATTATAAATGCAAAGACGATAAAGATTGCCTCGACCGCATCCGCAACATTATGGATAAGATCGGCACGTATGAAAAAGCCGGCTTCAGTCGTGTTAAAACACAACCTCCAAAACTGGATGAAAAAGAAATTCTCGGCATCATTCCCGATTCGCGCGAGAAACCTTACGATATGAACGAAATTATTCTCCGCCTCGTTGATGATTCTCAATTTGAAGAATACAAAGAACTCTACGGGCAATCCATCGTGTGCGGGCTTGCACGAATAGATGGATGGGCGGTTGGAATTGTAGCGAACCAGCGCAAAGTCGTGAAAAGTAAAAAAGGTGAAATGCAATTCGGTGGCGTCATCTATTCCGATTCGGCCGACAAAGCGGCGCGCTTCATCATGAACTGCAACCAGAAAAAAATTCCCCTTGTTTTTTTACAAGACGTAACCGGCTTCATGGTTGGTTCACGTTCCGAACAGGGAGGAATTATTAAAGACGGCGCGAAAATGGTAAATGCAATGAGCAATTCCGTAGTTCCGAAATTCACGATCATCATTGGCAATTCTTACGGCGCAGGAAATTATGCGATGTGCGGAAAAGCGTACGATCCTCGATTGATCGTAGCGTGGCCCACCGCGCAGATCGCGGTCATGGGCGGAGCGCAGGCAGCAAAAACTTTATTGCAGATCCAGGTGAGTACGCTCAAAGCGCAGGGAAAAGAAATTACGCCGGAAGATGAAAAAGCTTTACTCAACAAGATCACCGATCGTTACAATGCACAAACTTCTCCTTACTACGCCGCTGCAAGATTGTGGGTCGACGGAATTATTCATCCACTCGAAACACGCAAATGGATCTCCATGGGAATTGAAGCGGCCGATCACGCACCCATCTCGAAAAAATATAATGTGGGTGTGATTCAAACTTGA
- a CDS encoding PHB depolymerase family esterase, which produces MLRSGKYFIPFTFLLLFFPLTFFCRESLTEIENFGDNPGNLVCFIHVPDSIPSPIPVVVSLHGCGESAADCARLTEWNKLADKYGFIVIYPQQKLLNNPNGCFDWFMPDDRQRGKGEPASIVEMVNYTETKYKIDSTKIFVSGLSAGAAMADILLATYPDIFSKGAIFAGGAYGLVNNAGDAISGMSGGIHKTPEELGDKVRNADHGYHGNYPAVIIFQGEKDLVVDPSNANEIVKQWANVHETDTIPDKTDTMFNNNPLVTNKIYLDSSGKTVVSIFTFKKMGHAIPVDPGNEPGQGGKTGMFAKDVDFYSIYYAAKFFGLVK; this is translated from the coding sequence ATGTTGCGATCCGGAAAATATTTCATCCCCTTTACTTTCCTGCTTTTATTTTTTCCGCTTACATTTTTTTGCAGAGAATCACTAACGGAAATTGAAAACTTCGGCGACAATCCCGGAAATCTTGTTTGTTTCATTCATGTCCCCGACAGTATCCCTTCTCCTATTCCTGTTGTAGTTTCACTCCATGGTTGCGGCGAATCGGCGGCCGACTGCGCAAGACTTACGGAATGGAACAAACTCGCTGACAAATACGGTTTCATCGTTATTTATCCGCAACAGAAATTACTGAACAATCCCAATGGATGTTTTGACTGGTTCATGCCCGATGATCGCCAGCGTGGAAAAGGTGAGCCGGCTTCCATTGTGGAAATGGTAAATTATACAGAAACAAAATACAAGATCGATTCTACAAAAATTTTCGTCTCCGGACTTTCCGCAGGTGCAGCTATGGCCGATATTCTTCTCGCCACTTATCCTGATATTTTTTCGAAGGGCGCCATTTTCGCCGGTGGTGCTTATGGTCTTGTAAATAATGCGGGTGACGCAATTAGTGGAATGAGCGGCGGCATTCACAAAACTCCGGAGGAACTCGGCGATAAAGTGAGAAACGCAGATCATGGCTATCATGGAAATTATCCCGCCGTGATTATTTTTCAGGGAGAAAAAGATCTTGTCGTTGATCCTTCGAATGCAAATGAAATTGTAAAGCAGTGGGCCAACGTTCACGAAACAGATACCATCCCGGATAAAACCGACACCATGTTCAATAACAATCCACTGGTAACCAATAAAATTTATCTCGACTCTTCAGGAAAAACAGTTGTGAGTATTTTCACTTTCAAAAAAATGGGACATGCTATTCCCGTTGATCCCGGTAATGAACCCGGCCAGGGAGGAAAAACCGGAATGTTTGCGAAGGATGTGGATTTTTATTCCATTTATTATGCTGCAAAATTTTTCGGGCTGGTAAAATAA
- a CDS encoding SUMF1/EgtB/PvdO family nonheme iron enzyme: protein MRRTLLLIPVLLLLLSAFSQKHPDKVRKQPKFKLVPPGTVWLRDSVFIDETEIRNLDWLEYLYWTSRVRKENYAALLPDTLVWKNSCIDSSFKNYTQFYLHHPSYRNCPVAGISYEQAIAFCKWRTDRVNEYYMVKLDHYAWPQADSLTHYTERVRYRLPTKAEWEYAASGGLNSGMYPYGFENTYDKRNMVCSNTKEMYDMFRTHKDVLYKVKGGTSVMLRYGPTQEVYSGKPNSFGIYNLLGNVSELIADSVVKGYNYITYLDGTYTGKDAMFEPRYPDSLKKAYYRNDYKYYGPQPWLGFRCVCEVLQ from the coding sequence ATGCGGCGCACTCTGTTATTAATTCCCGTCCTCCTTTTACTTCTGAGTGCATTCTCACAAAAGCATCCCGACAAAGTGAGAAAGCAACCGAAGTTCAAACTCGTTCCGCCGGGAACAGTTTGGCTGCGCGATAGTGTTTTCATTGATGAAACTGAAATCAGGAATCTCGATTGGCTGGAATATCTTTATTGGACAAGCCGTGTCAGGAAAGAAAATTATGCTGCTCTTCTTCCTGACACACTCGTCTGGAAAAATTCATGCATCGATTCTTCTTTCAAAAATTACACACAATTCTATCTCCATCATCCCTCGTATAGAAATTGTCCCGTGGCTGGAATTTCATACGAGCAGGCAATTGCATTTTGTAAATGGAGAACAGATCGCGTAAATGAATATTACATGGTGAAGCTCGATCACTACGCATGGCCGCAGGCAGACTCGCTCACACATTACACGGAACGCGTGCGCTATCGCCTGCCCACGAAAGCAGAATGGGAATATGCCGCATCCGGCGGGCTCAACTCCGGAATGTATCCGTATGGTTTCGAAAATACTTATGACAAACGGAATATGGTTTGCAGTAACACCAAAGAGATGTATGACATGTTCCGCACGCACAAAGATGTTTTGTACAAAGTGAAAGGCGGAACTTCGGTCATGCTGCGCTATGGACCCACGCAGGAAGTTTATTCCGGCAAACCGAATTCATTCGGCATTTATAATTTGCTTGGAAATGTTTCTGAATTGATCGCCGACTCGGTTGTGAAAGGATACAACTATATCACTTATCTCGATGGAACTTATACCGGAAAAGACGCAATGTTCGAACCCCGGTATCCCGACTCGCTGAAAAAAGCATATTACAGAAATGATTATAAATATTATGGCCCGCAACCCTGGCTCGGATTCCGTTGCGTGTGCGAAGTGCTGCAATGA
- a CDS encoding RES family NAD+ phosphorylase, with product MIVFRLGSNRYPDFLSGTGAEKTGGRWNSRGVKMVYTSESRSLCTAELAVHLPLGIVPADYEIVTIKIPLQIKIKVLSEKDLPEDWRKFPHSLSTQLIGNKFIRENKYAVFKVPSAVVPGDFNFLLNPYHRKFSPIRIMKREKFEFDQRLFRR from the coding sequence ATGATTGTTTTCCGGCTGGGCAGTAATCGTTATCCTGATTTTCTTTCCGGAACAGGCGCTGAAAAAACCGGTGGGAGATGGAACAGCAGGGGCGTAAAAATGGTTTACACTTCCGAATCGCGATCACTTTGTACCGCTGAACTTGCGGTTCATCTTCCATTGGGAATTGTACCGGCCGACTATGAAATTGTCACGATAAAAATCCCTTTGCAAATAAAAATAAAAGTCCTTTCCGAAAAAGATCTACCTGAGGACTGGAGAAAATTTCCACATTCTTTATCTACGCAGTTGATCGGGAATAAATTCATCAGGGAAAATAAATATGCTGTGTTTAAAGTTCCTTCTGCCGTTGTGCCTGGCGATTTCAATTTTTTATTGAATCCTTATCATCGGAAATTTTCCCCGATCAGAATTATGAAAAGAGAAAAATTCGAATTCGATCAACGACTCTTCAGGAGATGA
- a CDS encoding DUF2384 domain-containing protein has protein sequence MKKKPKPYSIPDLESFSQENLMTFAEQGITYGIFNQITHRIPLSVEDWAGFLHLSERTLHRYRKYKLKFDPLHSERILELVLLFNKGVRVFGSEENYFTWLSSANISLGGKSPRSLLGSSVGISLIKDELSRIEHGVLA, from the coding sequence ATGAAAAAGAAACCCAAGCCCTATTCAATTCCTGATCTCGAATCATTCAGTCAGGAAAACCTGATGACCTTTGCTGAGCAGGGCATCACCTATGGAATCTTCAACCAGATCACGCATCGTATCCCGCTTTCCGTAGAGGATTGGGCAGGTTTTCTCCATCTTTCAGAAAGAACGCTTCACCGTTACCGTAAATACAAACTCAAATTCGATCCATTGCATTCAGAACGCATCCTGGAACTTGTATTGCTTTTCAATAAAGGCGTGCGGGTGTTCGGTAGCGAGGAAAATTATTTTACCTGGCTGAGTTCAGCTAATATTTCACTTGGCGGTAAATCTCCGCGCTCTTTACTTGGAAGTTCTGTGGGTATAAGCCTCATCAAAGACGAACTCTCGCGCATTGAACACGGCGTACTCGCATGA